A region from the Aphis gossypii isolate Hap1 chromosome 1, ASM2018417v2, whole genome shotgun sequence genome encodes:
- the LOC114122006 gene encoding kelch-like protein 2 isoform X4 — protein MSVNSALTSNKYESKTFRNGSHMVSVFEVLHSLRRDDVLCDIWLQTDDGTLVSGHKLILVSACPYFSHRFNEIKTNLFPLKELDSTALKLLVDFIYTGKIIITEQNVKVLLPAANFLQLQFVKDACVEFLQLQLDPINCLSIRAFADLHHCSELISSSETYIKKHFQDVIKNNEFLSLSSKEMIKLISSNVLNISSEEKVYECVINWARHKIDDRYESLSELIEHVRLPLLSLEYISVNVFQEPLLKNNSKCKDYIIEAFQLNILKTKQHITIPQNIRNTPRQSGHKVILVFSNSKSHWYDPVTKLWQISPVISMRGFFVVLALVKERFVFAINNTLSESKSVKMLDIFLQPPCWVSMARMLTTRAWAGFGVLDDCLYAVGGLGESYNILNSAEVFDISIQKWRMISNMNTTRMELGVGVLNNLLYAIGGFETNVNTLTVLKSVESYDPSLDTWSPVAEMSICRAGVGVGVLDGVMYAVGGHNIDNYDHEQESLKSVEVYRPCSRVWSFIADMHFPRNNPNGLLYVMGGSNEQCLDLDSVEIYNPDTNTWSLETLPENVSRLVCGLVVDKSPYFITT, from the exons ATGAGTGTAAATAGTGCACTCACAAGTAACAAATATGAATCTAAGACATTTAGGAATGGCTCTCACATGGTCAGCGTATTTGAAGTTCTACATTCTTTACGCCG agATGATGTTTTATGTGATATATGGTTGCAAACAGATGATGGTACACTGGTATCTGGacataaattgatattagTATCTGCTTGTCCATATTTCAGCCAcagatttaatgaaataaagacAAATCTATTTCCTTTAAAAGAGTTAGATTCCACTGCTTTAAAACTCTTGGTTGACTTTATTTATACtggaaaaatcataattactgAACAAAATgtaaag GTTTTATTACCGGCTGCAAATTTTTTACAGTTACAATTTGTAAAAGATGcatgtgttgaatttttacaattacaaCTGGATCCTATAAATTGTCTTAGTATTAGAGCATTTGCTGATTTGCATCACTGTTCTGAATTAATATCAAGTTCTGaaacatacattaaaaaacattttca agacgtgattaaaaataatgagttcCTATCTTTAAGTTCAAAAGAAATGATTAAGCTAATTTCCAGTAACGTACTTAATATTTCATCTGAAGAaaaa gtatatgaatGTGTTATTAATTGGGCAAGACATAAAATAGACGATAGGTATGAAAGTTTGTCTGAGTTAATAGAACATGTACGTTTACCACTGTTATCCTTAGAGTACATATCAGTTAATGTATTTCAGGAACCTCTTCTAAAAAATAACtctaaat gtaaagACTATATAATTGAAGCTTTTCAATTGAATATTCTCAAGACAAAACAGCATATCACTATTCCGCAAAACATTCGGAATACACCTAGACAGTCTGGACATAAA GTTATTTTAGTGTTCAGTAATTCAAAATCCCACTGGTATGACCCAGTAACTAAGTTGTGGCAGATTTCACCAGTAATAAGTATGAGGGGTTTTTTTGTTGTTCTAGCTTTAGTAAAAGAACGTTTTGTGTTTGctataaacaatacattatcTGAATCAAAATCTGTTAAAAtgcttgatatatttttacaaccaCCTTGTTGGGTATCAATGGCTAGAATGTTAACTACAAGAGCCTGGGCTGGATTTGGTGTATTAGATGATTGTTTATATGCT gtTGGCGGACTCGGcgaatcttataatattttaaatagtgcaGAAGTTTTTGATATAAGTATTCAAAAATGGCGGATGATATCTAATATGAATACTACGAGAATGGAATTGGGTGTTGGAGTACTCAATAATCTTTTATAtgca ATAGGAGGTTTTGAAACAAATGTGAATACCTTAACAGTTTTGAAATCTGTCGAATCTTATGATCCCAGTCTTGATACATGGTCACCAGTTGCTGAAATGTCTATATGTCGCGCTGGTGTTGGTGTAGGAGTGTTAGACGGTGTAATGTATGCAGTTGGTggtcataatattgataattatgatCATGAACAGGAAAGTTTAAAAAGTGTAGAGGTCTATAGACCTTGTTCCAGAGTTTGGTCTTTTATTGCCGACATGCATTTTCCACGAAACAATCcta ATGGTTTGTTGTATGTTATGGGCGGAAGTAACGAACAATGTTTGGATTTGGATTCTGTTGAAATATACAACCCCGACACAAATACCTGGTCCTTGGAAACATTACCTGAAAACGTCAGCCGACTTGTTTGTGGATTAGTTGTTGATAAGTcaccatattttataactacataa
- the LOC114122006 gene encoding kelch-like protein 2 isoform X3, producing MSVNSALTSNKYESKTFRNGSHMVSVFEVLHSLRRDDVLCDIWLQTDDGTLVSGHKLILVSACPYFSHRFNEIKTNLFPLKELDSTALKLLVDFIYTGKIIITEQNVLLPAANFLQLQFVKDACVEFLQLQLDPINCLSIRAFADLHHCSELISSSETYIKKHFQDVIKNNEFLSLSSKEMIKLISSNVLNISSEEKVYECVINWARHKIDDRYESLSELIEHVRLPLLSLEYISVNVFQEPLLKNNSKCKDYIIEAFQLNILKTKQHITIPQNIRNTPRQSGHKVILVFSNSKSHWYDPVTKLWQISPVISMRGFFVVLALVKERFVFAINNTLSESKSVKMLDIFLQPPCWVSMARMLTTRAWAGFGVLDDCLYAVGGLGESYNILNSAEVFDISIQKWRMISNMNTTRMELGVGVLNNLLYAIGGFETNVNTLTVLKSVESYDPSLDTWSPVAEMSICRAGVGVGVLDGVMYAVGGHNIDNYDHEQESLKSVEVYRPCSRVWSFIADMHFPRNNPIVITLDGLLYVMGGSNEQCLDLDSVEIYNPDTNTWSLETLPENVSRLVCGLVVDKSPYFITT from the exons ATGAGTGTAAATAGTGCACTCACAAGTAACAAATATGAATCTAAGACATTTAGGAATGGCTCTCACATGGTCAGCGTATTTGAAGTTCTACATTCTTTACGCCG agATGATGTTTTATGTGATATATGGTTGCAAACAGATGATGGTACACTGGTATCTGGacataaattgatattagTATCTGCTTGTCCATATTTCAGCCAcagatttaatgaaataaagacAAATCTATTTCCTTTAAAAGAGTTAGATTCCACTGCTTTAAAACTCTTGGTTGACTTTATTTATACtggaaaaatcataattactgAACAAAAT GTTTTATTACCGGCTGCAAATTTTTTACAGTTACAATTTGTAAAAGATGcatgtgttgaatttttacaattacaaCTGGATCCTATAAATTGTCTTAGTATTAGAGCATTTGCTGATTTGCATCACTGTTCTGAATTAATATCAAGTTCTGaaacatacattaaaaaacattttca agacgtgattaaaaataatgagttcCTATCTTTAAGTTCAAAAGAAATGATTAAGCTAATTTCCAGTAACGTACTTAATATTTCATCTGAAGAaaaa gtatatgaatGTGTTATTAATTGGGCAAGACATAAAATAGACGATAGGTATGAAAGTTTGTCTGAGTTAATAGAACATGTACGTTTACCACTGTTATCCTTAGAGTACATATCAGTTAATGTATTTCAGGAACCTCTTCTAAAAAATAACtctaaat gtaaagACTATATAATTGAAGCTTTTCAATTGAATATTCTCAAGACAAAACAGCATATCACTATTCCGCAAAACATTCGGAATACACCTAGACAGTCTGGACATAAA GTTATTTTAGTGTTCAGTAATTCAAAATCCCACTGGTATGACCCAGTAACTAAGTTGTGGCAGATTTCACCAGTAATAAGTATGAGGGGTTTTTTTGTTGTTCTAGCTTTAGTAAAAGAACGTTTTGTGTTTGctataaacaatacattatcTGAATCAAAATCTGTTAAAAtgcttgatatatttttacaaccaCCTTGTTGGGTATCAATGGCTAGAATGTTAACTACAAGAGCCTGGGCTGGATTTGGTGTATTAGATGATTGTTTATATGCT gtTGGCGGACTCGGcgaatcttataatattttaaatagtgcaGAAGTTTTTGATATAAGTATTCAAAAATGGCGGATGATATCTAATATGAATACTACGAGAATGGAATTGGGTGTTGGAGTACTCAATAATCTTTTATAtgca ATAGGAGGTTTTGAAACAAATGTGAATACCTTAACAGTTTTGAAATCTGTCGAATCTTATGATCCCAGTCTTGATACATGGTCACCAGTTGCTGAAATGTCTATATGTCGCGCTGGTGTTGGTGTAGGAGTGTTAGACGGTGTAATGTATGCAGTTGGTggtcataatattgataattatgatCATGAACAGGAAAGTTTAAAAAGTGTAGAGGTCTATAGACCTTGTTCCAGAGTTTGGTCTTTTATTGCCGACATGCATTTTCCACGAAACAATCcta taGTAATTACGTTAGATGGTTTGTTGTATGTTATGGGCGGAAGTAACGAACAATGTTTGGATTTGGATTCTGTTGAAATATACAACCCCGACACAAATACCTGGTCCTTGGAAACATTACCTGAAAACGTCAGCCGACTTGTTTGTGGATTAGTTGTTGATAAGTcaccatattttataactacataa
- the LOC114122006 gene encoding kelch-like protein 2 isoform X1: protein MSVNSALTSNKYESKTFRNGSHMVSVFEVLHSLRRDDVLCDIWLQTDDGTLVSGHKLILVSACPYFSHRFNEIKTNLFPLKELDSTALKLLVDFIYTGKIIITEQNVKVLLPAANFLQLQFVKDACVEFLQLQLDPINCLSIRAFADLHHCSELISSSETYIKKHFQDVIKNNEFLSLSSKEMIKLISSNVLNISSEEKVYECVINWARHKIDDRYESLSELIEHVRLPLLSLEYISVNVFQEPLLKNNSKCKDYIIEAFQLNILKTKQHITIPQNIRNTPRQSGHKVILVFSNSKSHWYDPVTKLWQISPVISMRGFFVVLALVKERFVFAINNTLSESKSVKMLDIFLQPPCWVSMARMLTTRAWAGFGVLDDCLYAVGGLGESYNILNSAEVFDISIQKWRMISNMNTTRMELGVGVLNNLLYAIGGFETNVNTLTVLKSVESYDPSLDTWSPVAEMSICRAGVGVGVLDGVMYAVGGHNIDNYDHEQESLKSVEVYRPCSRVWSFIADMHFPRNNPIVITLDGLLYVMGGSNEQCLDLDSVEIYNPDTNTWSLETLPENVSRLVCGLVVDKSPYFITT from the exons ATGAGTGTAAATAGTGCACTCACAAGTAACAAATATGAATCTAAGACATTTAGGAATGGCTCTCACATGGTCAGCGTATTTGAAGTTCTACATTCTTTACGCCG agATGATGTTTTATGTGATATATGGTTGCAAACAGATGATGGTACACTGGTATCTGGacataaattgatattagTATCTGCTTGTCCATATTTCAGCCAcagatttaatgaaataaagacAAATCTATTTCCTTTAAAAGAGTTAGATTCCACTGCTTTAAAACTCTTGGTTGACTTTATTTATACtggaaaaatcataattactgAACAAAATgtaaag GTTTTATTACCGGCTGCAAATTTTTTACAGTTACAATTTGTAAAAGATGcatgtgttgaatttttacaattacaaCTGGATCCTATAAATTGTCTTAGTATTAGAGCATTTGCTGATTTGCATCACTGTTCTGAATTAATATCAAGTTCTGaaacatacattaaaaaacattttca agacgtgattaaaaataatgagttcCTATCTTTAAGTTCAAAAGAAATGATTAAGCTAATTTCCAGTAACGTACTTAATATTTCATCTGAAGAaaaa gtatatgaatGTGTTATTAATTGGGCAAGACATAAAATAGACGATAGGTATGAAAGTTTGTCTGAGTTAATAGAACATGTACGTTTACCACTGTTATCCTTAGAGTACATATCAGTTAATGTATTTCAGGAACCTCTTCTAAAAAATAACtctaaat gtaaagACTATATAATTGAAGCTTTTCAATTGAATATTCTCAAGACAAAACAGCATATCACTATTCCGCAAAACATTCGGAATACACCTAGACAGTCTGGACATAAA GTTATTTTAGTGTTCAGTAATTCAAAATCCCACTGGTATGACCCAGTAACTAAGTTGTGGCAGATTTCACCAGTAATAAGTATGAGGGGTTTTTTTGTTGTTCTAGCTTTAGTAAAAGAACGTTTTGTGTTTGctataaacaatacattatcTGAATCAAAATCTGTTAAAAtgcttgatatatttttacaaccaCCTTGTTGGGTATCAATGGCTAGAATGTTAACTACAAGAGCCTGGGCTGGATTTGGTGTATTAGATGATTGTTTATATGCT gtTGGCGGACTCGGcgaatcttataatattttaaatagtgcaGAAGTTTTTGATATAAGTATTCAAAAATGGCGGATGATATCTAATATGAATACTACGAGAATGGAATTGGGTGTTGGAGTACTCAATAATCTTTTATAtgca ATAGGAGGTTTTGAAACAAATGTGAATACCTTAACAGTTTTGAAATCTGTCGAATCTTATGATCCCAGTCTTGATACATGGTCACCAGTTGCTGAAATGTCTATATGTCGCGCTGGTGTTGGTGTAGGAGTGTTAGACGGTGTAATGTATGCAGTTGGTggtcataatattgataattatgatCATGAACAGGAAAGTTTAAAAAGTGTAGAGGTCTATAGACCTTGTTCCAGAGTTTGGTCTTTTATTGCCGACATGCATTTTCCACGAAACAATCcta taGTAATTACGTTAGATGGTTTGTTGTATGTTATGGGCGGAAGTAACGAACAATGTTTGGATTTGGATTCTGTTGAAATATACAACCCCGACACAAATACCTGGTCCTTGGAAACATTACCTGAAAACGTCAGCCGACTTGTTTGTGGATTAGTTGTTGATAAGTcaccatattttataactacataa
- the LOC114122006 gene encoding kelch-like protein 2 isoform X2, whose protein sequence is MSVNSALTSNKYESKTFRNGSHMVSVFEVLHSLRRDDVLCDIWLQTDDGTLVSGHKLILVSACPYFSHRFNEIKTNLFPLKELDSTALKLLVDFIYTGKIIITEQNVKVLLPAANFLQLQFVKDACVEFLQLQLDPINCLSIRAFADLHHCSELISSSETYIKKHFQDVIKNNEFLSLSSKEMIKLISSNVLNISSEEKVYECVINWARHKIDDRYESLSELIEHVRLPLLSLEYISVNVFQEPLLKNNSKCKDYIIEAFQLNILKTKQHITIPQNIRNTPRQSGHKVILVFSNSKSHWYDPVTKLWQISPVISMRGFFVVLALVKERFVFAINNTLSESKSVKMLDIFLQPPCWVSMARMLTTRAWAGFGVLDDCLYAVGGLGESYNILNSAEVFDISIQKWRMISNMNTTRMELGVGVLNNLLYAIGGFETNVNTLTVLKSVESYDPSLDTWSPVAEMSICRAGVGVGVLDGVMYAVGGHNIDNYDHEQESLKSVEVYRPCSRVWSFIADMHFPRNNPIITLDGLLYVMGGSNEQCLDLDSVEIYNPDTNTWSLETLPENVSRLVCGLVVDKSPYFITT, encoded by the exons ATGAGTGTAAATAGTGCACTCACAAGTAACAAATATGAATCTAAGACATTTAGGAATGGCTCTCACATGGTCAGCGTATTTGAAGTTCTACATTCTTTACGCCG agATGATGTTTTATGTGATATATGGTTGCAAACAGATGATGGTACACTGGTATCTGGacataaattgatattagTATCTGCTTGTCCATATTTCAGCCAcagatttaatgaaataaagacAAATCTATTTCCTTTAAAAGAGTTAGATTCCACTGCTTTAAAACTCTTGGTTGACTTTATTTATACtggaaaaatcataattactgAACAAAATgtaaag GTTTTATTACCGGCTGCAAATTTTTTACAGTTACAATTTGTAAAAGATGcatgtgttgaatttttacaattacaaCTGGATCCTATAAATTGTCTTAGTATTAGAGCATTTGCTGATTTGCATCACTGTTCTGAATTAATATCAAGTTCTGaaacatacattaaaaaacattttca agacgtgattaaaaataatgagttcCTATCTTTAAGTTCAAAAGAAATGATTAAGCTAATTTCCAGTAACGTACTTAATATTTCATCTGAAGAaaaa gtatatgaatGTGTTATTAATTGGGCAAGACATAAAATAGACGATAGGTATGAAAGTTTGTCTGAGTTAATAGAACATGTACGTTTACCACTGTTATCCTTAGAGTACATATCAGTTAATGTATTTCAGGAACCTCTTCTAAAAAATAACtctaaat gtaaagACTATATAATTGAAGCTTTTCAATTGAATATTCTCAAGACAAAACAGCATATCACTATTCCGCAAAACATTCGGAATACACCTAGACAGTCTGGACATAAA GTTATTTTAGTGTTCAGTAATTCAAAATCCCACTGGTATGACCCAGTAACTAAGTTGTGGCAGATTTCACCAGTAATAAGTATGAGGGGTTTTTTTGTTGTTCTAGCTTTAGTAAAAGAACGTTTTGTGTTTGctataaacaatacattatcTGAATCAAAATCTGTTAAAAtgcttgatatatttttacaaccaCCTTGTTGGGTATCAATGGCTAGAATGTTAACTACAAGAGCCTGGGCTGGATTTGGTGTATTAGATGATTGTTTATATGCT gtTGGCGGACTCGGcgaatcttataatattttaaatagtgcaGAAGTTTTTGATATAAGTATTCAAAAATGGCGGATGATATCTAATATGAATACTACGAGAATGGAATTGGGTGTTGGAGTACTCAATAATCTTTTATAtgca ATAGGAGGTTTTGAAACAAATGTGAATACCTTAACAGTTTTGAAATCTGTCGAATCTTATGATCCCAGTCTTGATACATGGTCACCAGTTGCTGAAATGTCTATATGTCGCGCTGGTGTTGGTGTAGGAGTGTTAGACGGTGTAATGTATGCAGTTGGTggtcataatattgataattatgatCATGAACAGGAAAGTTTAAAAAGTGTAGAGGTCTATAGACCTTGTTCCAGAGTTTGGTCTTTTATTGCCGACATGCATTTTCCACGAAACAATCcta TAATTACGTTAGATGGTTTGTTGTATGTTATGGGCGGAAGTAACGAACAATGTTTGGATTTGGATTCTGTTGAAATATACAACCCCGACACAAATACCTGGTCCTTGGAAACATTACCTGAAAACGTCAGCCGACTTGTTTGTGGATTAGTTGTTGATAAGTcaccatattttataactacataa
- the LOC114122006 gene encoding kelch-like protein 2 isoform X5, translated as MSVNSALTSNKYESKTFRNGSHMVSVFEVLHSLRRDDVLCDIWLQTDDGTLVSGHKLILVSACPYFSHRFNEIKTNLFPLKELDSTALKLLVDFIYTGKIIITEQNVKVLLPAANFLQLQFVKDACVEFLQLQLDPINCLSIRAFADLHHCSELISSSETYIKKHFQDVIKNNEFLSLSSKEMIKLISSNVLNISSEEKVYECVINWARHKIDDRYESLSELIEHVRLPLLSLEYISVNVFQEPLLKNNSKCKDYIIEAFQLNILKTKQHITIPQNIRNTPRQSGHKVILVFSNSKSHWYDPVTKLWQISPVISMRGFFVVLALVKERFVFAINNTLSESKSVKMLDIFLQPPCWVSMARMLTTRAWAGFGVLDDCLYAVGGLGESYNILNSAEVFDISIQKWRMISNMNTTRMELGVGVLNNLLYAIGGFETNVNTLTVLKSVESYDPSLDTWSPVAEMSICRAGVGVGVLDGVMYAVGGHNIDNYDHEQESLKSVEVYRPCSRVWSFIADMHFPRNNPITNNVWIWILLKYTTPTQIPGPWKHYLKTSADLFVD; from the exons ATGAGTGTAAATAGTGCACTCACAAGTAACAAATATGAATCTAAGACATTTAGGAATGGCTCTCACATGGTCAGCGTATTTGAAGTTCTACATTCTTTACGCCG agATGATGTTTTATGTGATATATGGTTGCAAACAGATGATGGTACACTGGTATCTGGacataaattgatattagTATCTGCTTGTCCATATTTCAGCCAcagatttaatgaaataaagacAAATCTATTTCCTTTAAAAGAGTTAGATTCCACTGCTTTAAAACTCTTGGTTGACTTTATTTATACtggaaaaatcataattactgAACAAAATgtaaag GTTTTATTACCGGCTGCAAATTTTTTACAGTTACAATTTGTAAAAGATGcatgtgttgaatttttacaattacaaCTGGATCCTATAAATTGTCTTAGTATTAGAGCATTTGCTGATTTGCATCACTGTTCTGAATTAATATCAAGTTCTGaaacatacattaaaaaacattttca agacgtgattaaaaataatgagttcCTATCTTTAAGTTCAAAAGAAATGATTAAGCTAATTTCCAGTAACGTACTTAATATTTCATCTGAAGAaaaa gtatatgaatGTGTTATTAATTGGGCAAGACATAAAATAGACGATAGGTATGAAAGTTTGTCTGAGTTAATAGAACATGTACGTTTACCACTGTTATCCTTAGAGTACATATCAGTTAATGTATTTCAGGAACCTCTTCTAAAAAATAACtctaaat gtaaagACTATATAATTGAAGCTTTTCAATTGAATATTCTCAAGACAAAACAGCATATCACTATTCCGCAAAACATTCGGAATACACCTAGACAGTCTGGACATAAA GTTATTTTAGTGTTCAGTAATTCAAAATCCCACTGGTATGACCCAGTAACTAAGTTGTGGCAGATTTCACCAGTAATAAGTATGAGGGGTTTTTTTGTTGTTCTAGCTTTAGTAAAAGAACGTTTTGTGTTTGctataaacaatacattatcTGAATCAAAATCTGTTAAAAtgcttgatatatttttacaaccaCCTTGTTGGGTATCAATGGCTAGAATGTTAACTACAAGAGCCTGGGCTGGATTTGGTGTATTAGATGATTGTTTATATGCT gtTGGCGGACTCGGcgaatcttataatattttaaatagtgcaGAAGTTTTTGATATAAGTATTCAAAAATGGCGGATGATATCTAATATGAATACTACGAGAATGGAATTGGGTGTTGGAGTACTCAATAATCTTTTATAtgca ATAGGAGGTTTTGAAACAAATGTGAATACCTTAACAGTTTTGAAATCTGTCGAATCTTATGATCCCAGTCTTGATACATGGTCACCAGTTGCTGAAATGTCTATATGTCGCGCTGGTGTTGGTGTAGGAGTGTTAGACGGTGTAATGTATGCAGTTGGTggtcataatattgataattatgatCATGAACAGGAAAGTTTAAAAAGTGTAGAGGTCTATAGACCTTGTTCCAGAGTTTGGTCTTTTATTGCCGACATGCATTTTCCACGAAACAATCcta TAACGAACAATGTTTGGATTTGGATTCTGTTGAAATATACAACCCCGACACAAATACCTGGTCCTTGGAAACATTACCTGAAAACGTCAGCCGACTTGTTTGTGGATTAG